Within the Leptotrichia sp. oral taxon 498 genome, the region TCTTTTAGTAAGTTTAAATAATGAAATTGATTTAGATGTGATAAATTCGATATGTGAAGAATATAAAAAAATATTAGAAATAAATAAGGAATTTAAAACAACAGTAATATTGAGAGATAATTCATTTAAAAATGATGTAGATAAGACAAATGCACTAAAGAGATTAGAACAAGTTGGAATAAGTGAAATTAGAAGTATATAGGGAGAAACTATGAAGATTAGATTTGAAGAAAATTTAGAATATCAGTTAGAAGCGATAAATTCTGTAACTGGCATATTTTCAGGACAGGAAACAGGCAGAACAGTATTTACAGTTGAGAAAGCAATGAATCCTCAATTAAAGTTTGAGAAAGAAAATTATTTAGGGATAGGAAATAAAATTTTATTATCTTCTGAAAAAATTTCAGAAAATTTAAATAATATTCAAATTAGAAATGGTTTGGAAAAAACAACAGTATTAAAAAAGGAAGATTACAATTTTTCTGTTGAAATGGAAACAGGAACAGGAAAAACATATGTATATTTAAGAACCATAATGGAGTTAAATAAAAAATATGGATTTACAAAATTTATTATAGTTGTACCTTCAATAGCGATAAAAGAAGGAGTGTATAAAACACTTCAAATTACAGAAGAACATTTTAAGAGTATATATGAAAATACTCCTTATGATTATTTTATTTATGATTCTGAAAAAATAAACATGATAAGAAATTTTGCTATGAATAATAATATAGAAATTATGATTATAACTATACAGTCTTTTAACAAAGATATAGAAAGTAGTAACCCAAATAATATTTATAAGGAGCTGGAGCAGGTAAATGGCTACAGTCCTATAAGCTATATAAAGCAATGCAACCCGATAGTAATAGTTGATGAACCACAAAATATGGAAACTGATATAGCAAAAAAAGCTATAAAAGCGTTAAATCCTTTGTGTACATTAAGATACTCGGCAACCCATAAAGAAAAATATAATCCAGTGTTCAAACTGGATTCAATAGATGCTTATGAAAAACAGCTTGTGAAACAAATAGAAGTTGCTACTGTCGGTGTTACTAAAAGTGCAAATACAGAATATATAAAAGTTACTAGTATAAAAACTAGCAAATCTGGTATTACAGCGAAAATAGAACTTGATATAAAAAGTAAATCGGGAGTTACTAGAAAAGAAATTAGTATAAAGTATGGAGATATTTTAAGTAAAAAGGCAAAAAGAGATATCTATGATGATTACATAGTAAATGAAATTACATACAATGAATCTGATCCTGCAAGCTCTTTTATAGACTTTGGAAAAGTAAGATTAACTTTAGGACAGGTAAATGGAGGATTGGAACCTGATTTTATAAAAAGATTGCAGATAAGAAAAACAATACAGGAACATTTTGATAAGCAGTTAAATTTAAAAGATAAAGGAATAAAAGTTTTATCGCTCTTCTTTATAGATAATGTTAAAAACTATAGAATATATGATTCAGAGACAGGGGAAGCTAAAAAAGGCAAATATGCTTTAATGTTTGAAGAAGAATATAATAAACTTCTACAATTGGAAAAATATTCATCAATGGGGAAAGTTTGCAAAGTGCATGACGGCTATTTTTCGCAGGATACGAAAAAAGCTAAAAATGGTAAAGAGTATTCGGAAATTAAAAACACAAAAGGTGATACAAAAGCTGATAATGATACATTTAACAAGATAATGAGAGATAAAGAAAAACTTTTAAGTTTTGATGAGCCTTTGGCATTTATCTTTTCACATTCTACATTGAAAGAAGGTTGGGATAATCCTAATGTGTTCCAAATCTGTACTCTGAATGAAACAGTTTCTGAAATGAAGAAAAGACAGGAAATAGGTAGAGGGCTTAGAATAGCAGTAAACCAAGATGGTGAAAGAGTCAGAGGCTTTAATGTAAATACACTGACAGTAATGGCAAATGAATCTTATGAACAGTTTGTAGAATCACTGCAGAAAGAAATGGAAAAAGAAGAAAATATAAAATTTGGAATTGTAGAAGATTTTATTTTTGCAAATATTGTAATTAGTGATGAAAATGGAAAAGAAGAGTTTCTTGGTCATGAAAAATCAAAAGAAATATATCAAGATTTAATCAAAAAAAATTATATTGATGAAAATGGAAATCCAAAAGAAAAATTAAAAAAAGATTTGGAAAAAGGGATTTTAGAAATATCTGAAGAATTTGAAAATATAAAAGAATCAATTATAAAAAAACTTGAACCTATTTCTAGAAAATTAGTCATTAAAAATGCAGATGATAAAAAGAAAATAAAAATAAATAAAGAAGTATTTTTAAGTGATGAATTTAAAAAATTATGGGATAAAATAAAATATAAAACTACATATCAGGTTAATTTTAATGAAGAAGAACTGATAAAGGAATGTATAAAAGGTCTGGATAATGAAATTTATATACCTTCTGAAAAGTTATTGTTTAATAAAAAAACATTATCAATTACAAAAGGTGGAATTGAATCGGAAAGTGAAGATGAAATAAGTGAAGATATAAGCACTTTTGATAGATTTAAACTTCCAGATATAATTACTTATTTACAGAATGAAACTAATCTTACAAGAAGAAGTATAGTAAAAATTTTGACAGGATCTAGAACTTTAGAGAGTTTTAGGAAAAATCCACAGTATTATTTAGAACAAGTTAGTGAGATAATTAAAAGTACTATGAAAAATTTTATAATTGATGGTATAAAATATGAAAAAATAGGGGATACGGAATATTATTCACAGGAATTGTTTGAAGATAGTGAAATATATGGGTATTTAAAAAGTGAATTTTCAAAAAGAATTATAGTTGAAACTAAAAAAACACCTTACGATAGTATTGTTGTGGATTCAGAAACAGAGAGCAAATTTGCTGAAAATTTAGAAAAATATGGAAATGTTATTGTTTATGCCAAACTTCCATCATGGTTTAAAATAGCAACTCCACTGGGAAATTATAATCCTGACTGGGCTATACTTGCTAAACCTGATATAAACAAAGAAGAAGAGAAACTTTATTTTGTAATAGAAACTAAAGGTTCAAAAAATAAAAATGATAGAAGAGACAGTGAAAATGGTAAAATTAGATGTGGAGAAAAACATTTTGAAGCAATTTCTGAAGAAATAAACTATGATGTTTGTAAAACAGGAGAAGATTTTAAAAATATTTTGTAGTTGATAAAAAATTTAGAATTGCAATAGTCAATAGTACAAAAAAAGCTATATTTTAAAATTTTATTTAAAAAATAGCTTTTTTATTTAGTTTTTAAAAAAAAATAAGGTATAATGAATAATATAGGAAAAATTTAAAAATTTAAAAGCAAAAAAGTAAGTAAAAAAGTTAATTAATTGGTAAAGTTGTAAAGTCTTTAAAGGAGATATAAACATGAAAAAAATATTAGTGGCACTTTTTGCATTATTAAGTCTAAATATTTTTTCTGCAAATGAAGATAATGTAAAAAAAATAAGCGTGACGGGAAATGCACAAAGAGAAATCATGCCAGATATGGCAACATTGAGTTTTCAAATTAAGGATAAGGACAAAAGTTTGAGTGTGGCATCTTCAAAAGTGAAACAAAAATTGGAAAAATTTAAGAAAGATTTGAAAACAAAAAATTTAGTGTCTGGCGATGTTGAAACAGTTTCTATTTCAGATAGAAAAATTAAAGATAAAAATTATTCAGAAAATAAAAGTGTGTCTTCATATTCTGGTCAAATGAGTGTTTTCGTAAAAAATATAGATTTTGAAAAGCTGGGAGAACTCATTGAACTAAATAACGGAGATAAATTTCAAAGCGTGAAAAAGGACGAGAAAGAAAATGTTTACGAAATTAAGTTAAAAGAAAGCGATAAGACATTAAATGGCACTTTGAATAAATTATTTTCAAAACTGGATATTTTGAGAAATAAACTAAAAACAATAAATGCAACAAAAAATAATGTTTTTTTTGGAGATTATGAAATTAAAGAAAATGCCGAAAATTATAAAGAAACGGAAGTTTATGAAGTAATTCAAAATTTAAAAGTTACAACAAAAAATTTAAAAGATTTGAATACGATAATAACTTTGGCAGACACCGATGGTCTTAATATAGCAGGTTCGATAAAATTTGACTTGTCCAACAGAAATGAAATCGAGTCGCAAATGTACAGCGATGCCTATAATGAAGCAAGACAAAAGGCGGAAAGTATCTTAAAATCAAGTAATTTAAAAGTTGGAGATGTGATTGTCGTAAGCGAAGATGTGGACTTTCAGCAAAAAATGATAGACAGGATTGACAGCCAATGGGAAGTCAAAACACAAGTTGCTGATTTAACAGAAGAAAGAAATTCTTCAGGAATGCAGATAAGAGGTGGATATGATTTTAATAGAGGCTATAAAGCTAATAAAACAAGAGTTGACTACACTCCCAAACCTTTAAAAATAGAGCAAAATATATCTGTTATGTATGAGATGCAAAAAAAATAAATGAAAGGAGATAAAATTATTTAAATAATAATTTTAAAATGAAAAAATGAAAAAAATAATGACATTTTTATTTATGATGACTTGTGTTTTGACATTTTCTGATGTCGTCTCTGGAAAAAGAATACAAGTTAGAGGAATTGCAAAAAAAGAAATATTTCCAAATTTAGCAAAAGTGCAGCTTACAATAAAAACTCAAGATGAAAATTTGGATAAAGCAAGTCGGGAAAATTCACAAAGACTTGAAAAATTTAAAAGTTTACTGAGTAAATCTGGTGGAAAATATGAAAAAATAGATTCAGTTTCTTATTTTACCGATAAATCTTACGATTGGGAATATGAAACAGTCAACAAAGGAGCAAAGGAATACGAAACAGTTCTGACCATTGAAGCAAATAAAATTGAGTTAAATAGTTTAAAAGACTTTTTGCAGATTTTATCAAATGAAAAAATTTATAAAGTGGAAATAAATTCACAAGGAATAAATACTTTCGAGATAAAAGCAAGGGATAAAACAGCTAAAGTTGCTTACCAGAAAGCGATTGATAAATTTAATGATTTGCAAAAAAAACTTGGCACAAAAGGACTTGGAAATATTATAAAAATTGCTGGATTTAAAAATGACGAAGTCAGTCTTGAAAAAAGAGAAAGTGTAAAAAAAGAAGTTAACACAGTCACTCACAATGTGGAAGTTACAACTAGAGATATGAAAAGTCTGGGAAATATAATAAGCGTTGCATATGCAGTTGGAATTGGAACAAACGGATATATTGAGTATGATATTGATAACAAGCAGAAATTGGAAGATGAACTATATGAAAGCGCTTACAAGGAAGCGTTAAAAAAAGCGCAAGTTATTTTGGGAAAAACTAATTTGAACTTAAAAAATCCTGTTACAATAACTGACAAGTCAAATGGTATAATCCGAGCATATTCTGACTACGATTACAGCTACAATTTATATGCTTCAATTGATTCAAAAATTTTAGAAAAAAGCGACAAAGAGCTAATGGACAAAGTTTTGGAAAAAAATGTTGTGATAAATCCATCGAAACTTAATATTTCAAAAGAAGTTTACATTGAATTTGAGATGAATTAATTTTTTTAAAGGGAATGAAAAAAATTTCCCTTTTTTTGTGGTATAATTATATTATAATGAAATAATTAAATTTTAAAAATAAAAATAAAAATAGGGAGAGTGAAATTAATGGAAAAAAATTTTGAGCAAAAATGGTGGCATAAATCAGTAGTTTACCAAATTTACCCAAAAAGTTTTAATGACACGACTGGAAGTGGACAAGGAGATATAAAAGGAATTACAGAAAAATTAGATTATTTAAAAAAATTAGGAGTGGAAGTGCTGTGGCTAACACCAATGTATAAATCTCCACAAAATGATAACGGTTATGACATAAGCGACTATTACAGCATAGATGAGAGCTATGGGACAATGGAAGATTTTGAAGAAATGTTAAAAGAAGCTCACAAAAGGGATATAAAAATAGTGATGGACATTGTCGTAAACCATTCTTCAACTGAAAATGAGTGGTTTAAAAAATCTGAAGCAGGTGACCCTGAATACAAGGATTTCTATATTTGGAAAGATGCAGTGGATGGAAAAGAACCGACAAACTGGCAGTCAAAATTTGGTGGAAATGCTTGGAAGTGGAGTGAAAAAAGAAAACAGTATTATTTGCACTTATTTGATGTAACTCAGGCTGATTTGAACTGGGAAAATGAAAATATGAGAAAAAAAGTTTATGAAATGATAAAATATTGGCTTAATAAAGGAGTTGACGGATTTAGATTTGACGTGATTAACTTAATTTCAAAAGACCAGAGATTTTTAAACGACGATGGAAGTGATGCAAGATTTGTTCCAGATGGAAGAAGATTTTACACAGATGGGCCTAAAATTCACGAATATTTGAAGGAAATTCACAAAGAGGTATTTGGAGAAAACAATTTACTGACTGTTGGAGAAATGTCATCAACGAGTCTTGAAAATTGTGTAAGATATTCAAATCCGCAAGAAAAAGAACTTTCAATGGCTTTTTCATTTCATCATTTAAAAGTGGATTACCCAAATGGAGAAAAATGGGTAAAAGCGCCATTTGATTTTGTAGAACTTAAAAAAATACTTTCAAAATGGCAGATTGGAATGTATGAAGGAAATGGATGGAATGCAACTTTCTGGACTAATCACGATCAGCCAAGAGCTTTATCAAGATTTGGAGATGACAAAAATTTTCATGAAAAATCAGGGAAAATGCTTGCAACTGTACTTCATGGGCTTCAAGGAACTCCGTATATTTATCAAGGGGAAGAATTTGGAATGACAAATCCATATTTTGATAAAATTGAAAAATATAGGGATGTGGAGTCTAAAAATATGTATAAAATATTGAGAGATAAAGGACTTTCTGAAAAAGAAGTACTTGATATTCTGATGCAAAAATCAAGAGATAACTCAAGAACGCCAGTTCAATGGGATGATACAAAAAATGCCGGATTTACAAGTGGCACTCCGTGGATTGAAATTCCAGAAAATTATAAGAAGATAAATGCCGAGAATGCACTAAAAGACAGCAATTCAATATTTTATCACTACCAAAATCTAATTCAGTTAAGAAGAACAGAAGAGCTTTTAATTACTGGAAGATATGAAGATATTGATTTAGAAAACAAAAAAGTTTACGCCTATAAGAGAGTAGGAGAAGATGCAGAATTGATAATAATTGCCAATTTTTATGACAAAACTACTGAATTCGATGTAAAAGGGCTGGATTTGGAAGAAGCCTTTATTTTACTTTCAAATTATGTGCAAAGTCCTGAAATAAATGGGAATAAACTTATTTTAAAGCCATATGAGGCAATAATTTTCAAAAAAGTAAAATAAGTTTAAAAGTAATTGAAGATAAAAATTTTGAAAAAATTTAAAAAAAAACTTGCAAAATTTCAAATTTTATAGTATAAAATATTTGTTAATCGAAATATATTTTGAAGATAAGGAGAAAGAATTATGGCAAAAGAAACATTAAATCCGTTTGAAATTGCACAAAAGCAGATTAAATCAGCTTGTGATAAATTAAATGCAGATCCAGCTGTGTATGAAATTTTGAAAAACCCTCAAAGAGTATTGGAAGTATCATTTCCAGTAAAAATGGATAATGGAGATATTAAAACGTTTATAGGTTACAGATCTCAGCATAACAACGCAGTAGGACCTTACAAAGGTGGACTTAGATTTCATCCAGGAGTTACAAGAGATGAAGTAAAAGCTCTGTCTACTTGGATGACATTCAAATGCTCTGTTGCAGGAATTCCTTACGGTGGTGGAAAAGGTGGAATGGCAATAGATCCTAAAGAATATTCAAAAGGTGAATTAGAAAGAATTTCAAAAGGATTTGCAAAAGCAATTTCGCCAGTAATCGGAGAAAAAGTGGATATTCCAGCTCCAGATGTCAACACTAATGGACAAATTATGTCTTGGATGGTTGAAGCTTATGAAGAAAAAGTTGGAAGATCAGCGAAAGGAATTTTCACAGGAAAACCATTGGAATTTGGAGGTTCATTAGCTAGAACTGAAGCTACTGGATACGGAGTTAACTTAAATGCTAAAAAAGTACTTGAAAAATTAGGAATTGATATAAAAGGAGCAACTTATGCGGTTCAAGGATTTGGGAATGTAGGATTTTATACAGCTTATTACGCCCACAAAGACGGAGCAAAAATTGTAGCTTTCTCAAATACCGATGTGGCAATTTACAATGAAAATGGAATCGATATGGAAAAAGTTATCAAAGATTTTGAAGAAAATGGTCGTATCATTGAAAATAAAGGTTATGGAAAAGACATCACAAATGCTGAATTGTTAGAATTGGAAGTTGATGTACTTGCACCTTGTGCACTAGAAAATCAAATTACTTCTGAAAATGCAGACAGAATTAAAGCTAAAGTGATTACAGAAGGAGCAAACGGGCCTACTACTCCAGAAGCTGATGAAATTTTATTTAAAAAAGGAATTACAGTAATTCCTGATATACTTGCAAATTCAGGTGGAGTTGTAGTTTCATACTTTGAATGGGTACAAAACTTGCAAAGCTATTACTGGTCATTTGATGAAGTTCAGCAAAAAGAAGATGCGCTATTGTCAAAAGCATTTGAAGATGTGTGGAAAATAGCTGATGAATATAAAGTAGATCTAAGAAATGCAGCTTATATGAAGAGTATTGATACAATTTCTAAAGCAATGAAAGTAAGAGGTTGGTATTAAAAAATCTAGTTTTTATAATTTAATAATAAAAAAGGCTTATTCTTTGTGATAAGTCTTTTTTTAGAAAAATAAATTTAATTTTTATAAAAAAATTTTGAGAATGAGTGATAATATTGTATAATAAGCATATCTTATAAAAAGAGGAGGAAAATGAGAGTTTTTGGGAAAATAAAGTTTAAAAATAAAATATTTTTTAAACTGCTTTCTTATTTTGGTTTATCGCTTCTTGTGTTTTCAATTGTAGTGGGGATTTTCTTTTATTATGTCTTTCGGCAAAATACTATTTTGTTGCATAAAAAGAATTTGGAAGAACGAGCCATAAAAATATCAGAGACTTTGTCGGATATGTGGTTTTCCCCAAGACCTAAGGAGTTTTTGAAAGACGGTGGAAAAAAAATGGAAAAAGAAAAAAGGAAGTTTCCAAAGCCTCCTGATTTTCCAAATGCAATCGGAAATTTAAATAATCAAAATTTTCAAAATGATAATTCTCCAAAAGTAGAAGAGATTCCTAAAATAGGCGAAGAAGAAAATAATAAAAATTTGCATGAAGTTGACGAAGAGCAGGAAAATAGCTTTAGAATTTTTAGAAGTATGAAAATGATTGAAAATATTGCGATGGCAGAAGTGTGGATTTTGGATGCAAAGACAAGAAATATAGTACAGGGAGAAAAAAATCAATTAATTTCTTATTTTAAACTTCCGCCAAATGCTGAAGATACTATAAAAAAAGCATTAGATGGAAAAGTTACAACTACTGAAAATTTTAATGATTATTTGAGTGAGAATTCGATAACTGTTGCAGTTCCCATAAAGAATGGCACAAAGATTGAAGGAGTGGTTCTACTGCATTCTCCTATAAAATACTTGTCTCTTTCTTTGAAAAGTGGAACTTATACTCTTGTTCTAAGTATAATCATCGCTTTATTTTTAGCGAGTATTGCGGCAATTTGGCTGTCTGCAAGTTTTACAAATCCACTTAATAAAATAAAAAATACTACTTTGGAACTTGCAAAAGGAAATTATGAAATTAAAACGAATGTGAAACAGAGTGATGAAATAGGGGAGTTAGCTAGAAGCATTGATATTCTTGCACTGAAATTGGATAAATCTTTAAAAGAGCGAGAGAGATTTGAAAAAATGAGGCAAAATTTTATAGCAAATGTGTCACATGAGCTAAGAACGCCAATAACAGTTATAAGAGGGTCAATAGAAGCCATTTGTGATGGAATTATAAATGATTCTAAACAACTTGATGAATATAATCATCAAATTTTAGCGGACAGTATTCATATGCAACACTTGATAAACGATTTAATTGATTTAACAAAATTACAAAATTTGGATTTTTCGATAAAAGAAGAGATAATAAGCTTGAAAGATATAATAAACGATGTGGTAAGAAGTATGAAACAAATTTCTTCTAAAAAAAATATAAAAATTAATTTTGAGTTTGAAAATTTGAAAGAGAATTATTTATTTCGTGGAGATTATCAAAGAATTAGACAGATGATAATAATTGTTGTTGACAATGCAATAAAATTTTCTAAAGAAAATCAGAAAATTGATATTTTTTTGAAAACGCTCAAAAAAAAAGATAAATATGAATTAAAAATTATTGATACAGGAGCTGGAATTGATTCTAAAAACATTGGAGAAATTTTTAATCGCTATCATAAGTCAAACAGTACTGAAAATAAAAATGGAATGGGACTCGGACTTGCAATAGCAAAGGAGATAGCACAGCGTCACGAGATTTTGATAAATGTTGAAAGTGAGCCAAATGTTAAGACGATATTTACATTTTTTATAAAAAAATTAAAAATTTGAGAATAAAATTAAATATAAAGATTGACAAATCTTCAAAAAAAGTATAAAATTGTAATAGATACAAATAAGTTATTGAAATACCTTCATAAATTAATTAAATAAAATAATATAAATAAAATCAAGGAGGAAAATATGCACGTAGAAAATATAAGTGAATATTTAAAAGGAAATGGTATAAAACCTTCTGTCCAAAGAATGAGAATATTTCAATATTTGCTAGATCATCATACGCATCCAACAGTTGATGATATTTTCAAAAATTTGTCACCTGAGATGCCGACCTTATCAAAGACTACTGTTTATAATACGCTGAATATATTTGTGAAAAATCATATTGTTCAAGAAATTATAATCGAAGAAAATGAAGTTAGATATGATGTAGTAACAAAAAGTCACGGTCATTTTAAATGTAAAAAATGCGGAGAAATATTGGATTTTGATGTAGATTTGTCAAAGTTTGATTTGTCGTCATT harbors:
- the treC gene encoding alpha,alpha-phosphotrehalase translates to MEKNFEQKWWHKSVVYQIYPKSFNDTTGSGQGDIKGITEKLDYLKKLGVEVLWLTPMYKSPQNDNGYDISDYYSIDESYGTMEDFEEMLKEAHKRDIKIVMDIVVNHSSTENEWFKKSEAGDPEYKDFYIWKDAVDGKEPTNWQSKFGGNAWKWSEKRKQYYLHLFDVTQADLNWENENMRKKVYEMIKYWLNKGVDGFRFDVINLISKDQRFLNDDGSDARFVPDGRRFYTDGPKIHEYLKEIHKEVFGENNLLTVGEMSSTSLENCVRYSNPQEKELSMAFSFHHLKVDYPNGEKWVKAPFDFVELKKILSKWQIGMYEGNGWNATFWTNHDQPRALSRFGDDKNFHEKSGKMLATVLHGLQGTPYIYQGEEFGMTNPYFDKIEKYRDVESKNMYKILRDKGLSEKEVLDILMQKSRDNSRTPVQWDDTKNAGFTSGTPWIEIPENYKKINAENALKDSNSIFYHYQNLIQLRRTEELLITGRYEDIDLENKKVYAYKRVGEDAELIIIANFYDKTTEFDVKGLDLEEAFILLSNYVQSPEINGNKLILKPYEAIIFKKVK
- a CDS encoding SIMPL domain-containing protein gives rise to the protein MKKILVALFALLSLNIFSANEDNVKKISVTGNAQREIMPDMATLSFQIKDKDKSLSVASSKVKQKLEKFKKDLKTKNLVSGDVETVSISDRKIKDKNYSENKSVSSYSGQMSVFVKNIDFEKLGELIELNNGDKFQSVKKDEKENVYEIKLKESDKTLNGTLNKLFSKLDILRNKLKTINATKNNVFFGDYEIKENAENYKETEVYEVIQNLKVTTKNLKDLNTIITLADTDGLNIAGSIKFDLSNRNEIESQMYSDAYNEARQKAESILKSSNLKVGDVIVVSEDVDFQQKMIDRIDSQWEVKTQVADLTEERNSSGMQIRGGYDFNRGYKANKTRVDYTPKPLKIEQNISVMYEMQKK
- a CDS encoding sensor histidine kinase, whose protein sequence is MRVFGKIKFKNKIFFKLLSYFGLSLLVFSIVVGIFFYYVFRQNTILLHKKNLEERAIKISETLSDMWFSPRPKEFLKDGGKKMEKEKRKFPKPPDFPNAIGNLNNQNFQNDNSPKVEEIPKIGEEENNKNLHEVDEEQENSFRIFRSMKMIENIAMAEVWILDAKTRNIVQGEKNQLISYFKLPPNAEDTIKKALDGKVTTTENFNDYLSENSITVAVPIKNGTKIEGVVLLHSPIKYLSLSLKSGTYTLVLSIIIALFLASIAAIWLSASFTNPLNKIKNTTLELAKGNYEIKTNVKQSDEIGELARSIDILALKLDKSLKERERFEKMRQNFIANVSHELRTPITVIRGSIEAICDGIINDSKQLDEYNHQILADSIHMQHLINDLIDLTKLQNLDFSIKEEIISLKDIINDVVRSMKQISSKKNIKINFEFENLKENYLFRGDYQRIRQMIIIVVDNAIKFSKENQKIDIFLKTLKKKDKYELKIIDTGAGIDSKNIGEIFNRYHKSNSTENKNGMGLGLAIAKEIAQRHEILINVESEPNVKTIFTFFIKKLKI
- a CDS encoding Glu/Leu/Phe/Val family dehydrogenase, producing the protein MAKETLNPFEIAQKQIKSACDKLNADPAVYEILKNPQRVLEVSFPVKMDNGDIKTFIGYRSQHNNAVGPYKGGLRFHPGVTRDEVKALSTWMTFKCSVAGIPYGGGKGGMAIDPKEYSKGELERISKGFAKAISPVIGEKVDIPAPDVNTNGQIMSWMVEAYEEKVGRSAKGIFTGKPLEFGGSLARTEATGYGVNLNAKKVLEKLGIDIKGATYAVQGFGNVGFYTAYYAHKDGAKIVAFSNTDVAIYNENGIDMEKVIKDFEENGRIIENKGYGKDITNAELLELEVDVLAPCALENQITSENADRIKAKVITEGANGPTTPEADEILFKKGITVIPDILANSGGVVVSYFEWVQNLQSYYWSFDEVQQKEDALLSKAFEDVWKIADEYKVDLRNAAYMKSIDTISKAMKVRGWY
- a CDS encoding restriction endonuclease encodes the protein MKIRFEENLEYQLEAINSVTGIFSGQETGRTVFTVEKAMNPQLKFEKENYLGIGNKILLSSEKISENLNNIQIRNGLEKTTVLKKEDYNFSVEMETGTGKTYVYLRTIMELNKKYGFTKFIIVVPSIAIKEGVYKTLQITEEHFKSIYENTPYDYFIYDSEKINMIRNFAMNNNIEIMIITIQSFNKDIESSNPNNIYKELEQVNGYSPISYIKQCNPIVIVDEPQNMETDIAKKAIKALNPLCTLRYSATHKEKYNPVFKLDSIDAYEKQLVKQIEVATVGVTKSANTEYIKVTSIKTSKSGITAKIELDIKSKSGVTRKEISIKYGDILSKKAKRDIYDDYIVNEITYNESDPASSFIDFGKVRLTLGQVNGGLEPDFIKRLQIRKTIQEHFDKQLNLKDKGIKVLSLFFIDNVKNYRIYDSETGEAKKGKYALMFEEEYNKLLQLEKYSSMGKVCKVHDGYFSQDTKKAKNGKEYSEIKNTKGDTKADNDTFNKIMRDKEKLLSFDEPLAFIFSHSTLKEGWDNPNVFQICTLNETVSEMKKRQEIGRGLRIAVNQDGERVRGFNVNTLTVMANESYEQFVESLQKEMEKEENIKFGIVEDFIFANIVISDENGKEEFLGHEKSKEIYQDLIKKNYIDENGNPKEKLKKDLEKGILEISEEFENIKESIIKKLEPISRKLVIKNADDKKKIKINKEVFLSDEFKKLWDKIKYKTTYQVNFNEEELIKECIKGLDNEIYIPSEKLLFNKKTLSITKGGIESESEDEISEDISTFDRFKLPDIITYLQNETNLTRRSIVKILTGSRTLESFRKNPQYYLEQVSEIIKSTMKNFIIDGIKYEKIGDTEYYSQELFEDSEIYGYLKSEFSKRIIVETKKTPYDSIVVDSETESKFAENLEKYGNVIVYAKLPSWFKIATPLGNYNPDWAILAKPDINKEEEKLYFVIETKGSKNKNDRRDSENGKIRCGEKHFEAISEEINYDVCKTGEDFKNIL
- a CDS encoding SIMPL domain-containing protein; this translates as MKKIMTFLFMMTCVLTFSDVVSGKRIQVRGIAKKEIFPNLAKVQLTIKTQDENLDKASRENSQRLEKFKSLLSKSGGKYEKIDSVSYFTDKSYDWEYETVNKGAKEYETVLTIEANKIELNSLKDFLQILSNEKIYKVEINSQGINTFEIKARDKTAKVAYQKAIDKFNDLQKKLGTKGLGNIIKIAGFKNDEVSLEKRESVKKEVNTVTHNVEVTTRDMKSLGNIISVAYAVGIGTNGYIEYDIDNKQKLEDELYESAYKEALKKAQVILGKTNLNLKNPVTITDKSNGIIRAYSDYDYSYNLYASIDSKILEKSDKELMDKVLEKNVVINPSKLNISKEVYIEFEMN
- a CDS encoding Fur family transcriptional regulator codes for the protein MHVENISEYLKGNGIKPSVQRMRIFQYLLDHHTHPTVDDIFKNLSPEMPTLSKTTVYNTLNIFVKNHIVQEIIIEENEVRYDVVTKSHGHFKCKKCGEILDFDVDLSKFDLSSLGDVEVNEMHFYLKGTCSKCLNKN